CGATGCCAGAGGCGGTCAAGCCCTTTTGTTCCTCCGGCTTTACCCGCAGCTCGTCTTCTTCTTCCTCGAAATCAACGTCGCCTTCTTCCGCGTCCTCGTCCGCCTCATTATCAGCGGCGCCGGCGGCCTGGGAGAAGGAGACTTCCTCGTAATTGATCTTGTCGTGGTTGACCAGCTCACGGGCCTTTTTCACCATGAACCATTCCGTGACGGCGGTGATGATAAGGGACAGCACGATGGCGGATGGAATGACGAAGAAGATATTGGCCAGCGGGCTGACCTCGTAGGCTTCATCTACGAACTGGGCGGCGGGAGTGGAAATACCGGCCAGCAGGAGGTCAGTGATGTTGAGGATCAGCGAGGCGTTGAAGCCCGCCGAGGATGCCGCAAAGGCCACCATGGCACCCACGATGGGGGAGCGGCCGACCGAGTGGAAGGCCATCGCGCCCAGCGGGATGAGGATGACATAAATGGCATCCGAAGCCACGGAACCGGTCACGCCGGCCAGGGCGACGATGAAGGTCAGGAACTTCGGGCTGACCTTGGTCACCATGGCGCGCACGAGCGCGGACAAAAGCCCGGACTGCTCAGCCACGGCCACACCCAGCATCACGGCAAGGATGACGCCCAATGGCGGGAAGCTCGTGAAGTTCTCCACCGCGTCCGTGACCATGCGCGAGATATTCTCGGTGGTCAGGAGGGATTCAACCTCGATGGTATCGCCGGATTTGGGATCCTCGGCGCTCATGCCAATTAAGTGGCCAATCCAGGAGGTAATGGCGACGATGATCGCGAGGATGACGAAGAGCCAGAAAGGATCGGGGAGTTTATTGCCAATCTTTTCTACGGTGCCTAAAAAGCCGCTTGCTTTCTCCGGTTTATCTTTGGTTTTAGTCTCGGCCATAGTATCGGCACTTTCTGTCGATCGGGTCGGGCATCATTGCGTACCAGATTTTGTGTTCTAGACTACACTACTAAATAGCGTTCACAGGTCACTGTCAACTTTGGTTGCTACAGTGGCGGGGTGATTACTTTCAATAACGTGACTAAGGTGTATTCCGCCCAGTCCCGCCCCGCGCTCGATGGGGTGTCTTTTGAAATTGCGGACGGTGAGTTTGCGTTCCTCATCGGCTCTTCGGGGTCCGGAAAGTCCACTTTTCTTGAGCTCATGGTGCGCTATAGCAATGTGACCTCGGGCGATATTTACTTCGGTGACTTCCACGTCAATGAGTTGAAGGGCAAGGATATTAACGCCCTGCGCCAATCCATTGGCTACGTATTCCAAGATTTTCGGCTGCTTCCCAAGCTGAACGTGTACCAGAATGTGGCGTTTGCCCTGGAGGTCATCGGCAAGAGCAAGCACCGCATCTCCACCGCGGTGCCGCAGGTGCTGGAGATGGTGGGGCTGGAAAACCGCCACCATGCGATGCCGCACGAGCTTTCCGGCGGTGAGCAGCAGCGCGTTGCTATCGCCCGCGCCCTGGTCAATCGGCCGAAGCTGCTGCTTGCCGATGAACCCACGGGCAACCTCGATCCCGCCACCGCCGACGGGATCATGGACTTGCTGTTGCGCATCAACAAGCGTGGCACCACCGTAGTGATGTCCACGCACAATTCCCGCGCCGTGGATAAGGCGAAGAGGCGCGTGCTGGAATTGCGCGATGGCACGCTCGTTCGCGATGAACACAACGCCGCCTATTCGGCGCAGGAGGAGCAGGCATGAACCTAGGATTCATCTTCCGCGAGGCCACCAAGGGCTTGGGCCGCAACCTGACGATGACCATCGCGATGCTCATTACCACAGCCATTTCTGTCGGCGCCGTGGTTGCCGGCATCATGGTCACCAACCTCACCAAGGATACGAAGGATATCTACTTGGACCGCGTCGAGGTTATGGTGCAGCTCAACGAGG
The window above is part of the Corynebacterium accolens genome. Proteins encoded here:
- a CDS encoding AbgT family transporter, translated to MAETKTKDKPEKASGFLGTVEKIGNKLPDPFWLFVILAIIVAITSWIGHLIGMSAEDPKSGDTIEVESLLTTENISRMVTDAVENFTSFPPLGVILAVMLGVAVAEQSGLLSALVRAMVTKVSPKFLTFIVALAGVTGSVASDAIYVILIPLGAMAFHSVGRSPIVGAMVAFAASSAGFNASLILNITDLLLAGISTPAAQFVDEAYEVSPLANIFFVIPSAIVLSLIITAVTEWFMVKKARELVNHDKINYEEVSFSQAAGAADNEADEDAEEGDVDFEEEEDELRVKPEEQKGLTASGIALLIFLAGFFALLFIPGSPLASQEDSFMESPLISAIAVPIALAFLVCGIVYGIYAGTLKSASDVPDFMAKGIKTLVPMLVLFFAVAQFLAWFQWSNLGVWTAIKGSELLQAWSLPPILMFAALVAMVAVLNLFITSGSAQWALMAPVIVPMMMYVGISPEVSQMLFRIGDSPTNIITPMSPYFALALTFLQRYYKPAGVGTLMSLALPYSIAMIVGWFIFFIVWYLLGIPLGPGAPMHYPA
- the ftsE gene encoding cell division ATP-binding protein FtsE — protein: MITFNNVTKVYSAQSRPALDGVSFEIADGEFAFLIGSSGSGKSTFLELMVRYSNVTSGDIYFGDFHVNELKGKDINALRQSIGYVFQDFRLLPKLNVYQNVAFALEVIGKSKHRISTAVPQVLEMVGLENRHHAMPHELSGGEQQRVAIARALVNRPKLLLADEPTGNLDPATADGIMDLLLRINKRGTTVVMSTHNSRAVDKAKRRVLELRDGTLVRDEHNAAYSAQEEQA